Proteins from a single region of Palaemon carinicauda isolate YSFRI2023 chromosome 32, ASM3689809v2, whole genome shotgun sequence:
- the LOC137625654 gene encoding uncharacterized protein: protein MLAIIQEELAKYEVLQCRTTEKLIKRRSTRQKSPLCYVSIEETFDVVKSTHISTGHVGRDRMLKELQNKYANIPIKDVELFNDNRSEFTTQVITELKEVWPKQTLVHGKPRHPQKNSALHSGINWSPYSTMFGCEARVGLTTSSLPMEVNARMETEEDLLAVTPISPVSSVENHRVAERIKEIKRRRHEAADAHTSQAERMVKRSRVDLRDGEQGDNVAVPVPLVDRERGDPRNILGVIIDRREDTDQYKIAVKACILSGLYSRNQFDLCPQRLLNIDNMNTEKTVSLRSAVISQSASGGQGFTRCDCAGAQKCSTRRCKCLKAGLLCNSRCYNSLNCCNK, encoded by the exons gtatgaagtactccagtgcaggactacagaaaaactgataaagagacgttcgacACGACAGAAGTCGCCACTCTGCTATGTGAGCATCGAGGAGAcgtttgacgttgtcaagagcacccacatctcaacaggccatgTGGGAAGAGACCGGATGCTGAAAGAATTACAAAAcaaatatgcaaacattccaatTAAGGAcgttgagctgttcaa cgataacAGATCCGAGTTCACTacacaagtcattacagagctgaaggaagtttggccaaaacaaacactggtgcatggtaagcctcgTCATCCccagaaaaacagtgctctccattccgggataaaTTGGTCTCCATATTCTAcaatgtttggctgtgaggctcgtgtaggacttactacttcgtctttgccgatggaagtgaatgctcggatggagactgaggaggatcttcttgctgtcacGCCAATCAG tcctgtttcctctgttgaaaaccacagagttgctgaacgcatcaaagaaatcaaaaggcgtcgTCATGAAGCAGCCGATGCACATACTTCTCAAGCAGAAAGAatggtgaaaagaagtcgcgtagatctgcgagatggcgaacaaggagacaatgtagctgtgccagttccacttgttgatcgtgagagaggcgatcctagaaatatccttggtgtcataattgacagacgagaagacacagaccaatacaAGATAGCTGTAAAAGCTTGTATTCTCAGTGGactgtattccagaaatcaattcgatctgtgCCCTCAGCGCCTTCTAAACATTGACaacatgaacactgaaaaaacagtttcactgcgctcggcggtgatttctcaatccgcttcaggtggacaaggcttcacaagatgcGACTGTGCTggcgcccaaaagtgtagtacaaggcgatgtaaatgccttaaagctgggcttctgtgtaaCTCACGATGTTATAAcagcctcaattgttgtaacaagtaa